AGTAGCCGTTCTTTTGTTGCCTCCATTATTTCTTTAATTGTTTCTAATGAAATTGCATTCAATACGATGGTTACTTCGGGATTTTTATCTCTCACAGCTTTTAATATAGCTTTTAAATTTCCTGATGTTCCTCCAATAAAGACATGGGTTGGTTTTTCTAATTTGCTCAGTACATCCGGCGCTACTCCCTCAATAGCTGTAACCCAATCTGTACAAAACTTTTTCTTGTTTTCTTCTATTAACGATATTCCTTCCGGATTCTTTTCTATTGCATACACCCGGATTTTTTCTGAACATAACGCTGCCTCAATTGAAACTGAACCTGTTCCTGCCCCAATATCATACAATACAGCTTCCTCAGTCAACCCTAATTTACGAAGACTAATCTCTCGTATCTCCTCTTTCGTCATAGGAACTTTTCCACGTACCCAGTCTTCCTCTGGAATCCCCTTATACTTCCAACTTTGTGGTCTTGTGTTTTTTACCATTACAGTACATAGGCCTGATAAATCTTCTATTGTTAGTTCAGAACCCTTCCGAATTACTATTAATTCATTTTCATAAGACAAATTTTTACCTATATAAAATAGAGTATCGTCCAAATGATATTTTTTTACTTTTTTACAAACTTCTTCTGCAATATCATTTCCACCAAGAAGTAAGAAGGTTTTATTATGATTTGCAATAGTCTGGATGTAATTTTGCTTTTCACCATGCGCACTTATAATTTTGGCATCATCCCATGATGTATGCAACTTTGCTGCCAGATATACAACAGACGAAATACCAGGAATCTGATATACCTGTATACACTGCTCATCATTTCCCAATTTTGTTTTAATTACATTTTCCAGTTTCTTTGCTCCGCTATAAAATCCTGTATCTCCAGATAAAACAATCCCTATATTCTGATATTGTAAATGTGTATCCAGCCACTGACAAATTTCATCTGGTTTATAAGAGCAAAATTGAGGTTTATTATATTCTTGAACGGATTCCAGCATTCTGGATGCTCCTATAATGCAATCACACTGTTCTAAAATGCTCTCTGTTAATAATGTTCGTGTATTTCTCGAACCCATTCCTATCCCAATCAAATAAATCTGTCTTGTTATATTCATTTTTATAATCCTTATCTTGTTACATTATATCCTCTAGGTGTGACCATTTTATGATTTAAACACATTGTTTGGGCATTTCCTATAAACACCGTTGTAAACATATCCGTCTCCGTATGTTCTAACTCTTCCAGTGTAAGAATCTGTCTTGTTTCTTCTTTTCTTCCTATATTGCGGACTAAACCACAAATAGTCTCTGGTTTCTTAAACTCTTTCATAATTTTGCAAGCTTTTTCCAGATAATCGCTACGTTTTTTGCTGGAAGGATTATAAAGGCAAATAACAAAATCAGCCATTGCAGCTGCCCTTAATCGTATTTCAATTTTATCCCATGGGGTCATCAAATCACTCAAGCTGATTACGGCAAAATCATGCATCAGCGGTGCTCCTAAAACCGCTGCCCCTCCAATTGCCGCAGTGATTCCCGGAATAATCTCTACCTCAACTTCTGGAAATTTTGAACTAATCTGAAGCATTAATCCGGCCATTCCGTATACTCCTGCATCACCACTACATACCATGGCTGTTGTTTTTTCTTGCATTGCTTCCATAAATGCCATATGACATCGTTCTACTTCTTGTTTCATTGGAGTACTTTTATATATTTTATCCGGAAATGTGTCCCGAATCAAATCTAAATACACTGGATAGCCAACAATTACTTCACTTTGTTCTAAAGCGGTATACGCTTCCCCTGTCATCTGCTTTCCAGCCCCTGGTCCAAGACCAACCACGTAAATTTTCTTCATATATCAAGGCTCCTTTCTTCCCTTTCTAAATTCAGTTGTAAAATCAGGATGGTATAACTCAGAGCGTTGATATTCACTGTTTAATACACGGCCAACAACGATAAGTGCTATTTTTTTGATGTCATTTTCTTTTGCTGTTCTTGCTAATGAGTCTATTGTACAATGATACACTTTCTCTTCCGGCCATGTTGCTTTATAAACAATTGCCGCAGGAGTATCCGGTGAATAGCCGCCCGCTATTAGTTCTTTTTGCAACTCCAAAAGCATGCCCGTACTTAAAAAGATTGTCATCGTTGCCTGGTGTGATGCAAAGGAACGAATTGATTCTCTTTCCGGAACAGGTGTACGCCCTGCCATTCTTGTAATAATCACAGACTGTGAAATACCGGGCAGTGTATATTCCGCATTTAATGCCGCTGCTGCTCCGCAGAAAGAACTTACTCCGGGACATACTTCGTATTTAATTTGTTCCCTCATAAGCCAATCCATTTGCTCTTTAATCGCACCATAAAGGCATGGATCTCCTGTATGTAAACGCACAATTTCTTTTCCTTCGTGATCTCCATTAACCATAACATCCATAACTTCTTCTAATGTCATTTCTGCACTATTATAGACAATACAATTTTCTTTTTTGTTATTCAACAGCTCTGGATTGACAAGTGAGCCCGCATATACAATAATATCTGCTGTTTGAAGAAGTTTCAATCCTCTAACTGTAATCAAATCTTCCGCTCCCGGACCTGCTCCTACAAATGTTATCACGTATTTTCCTCCTTTATTCTTTCGCTTCTTTTATAATCATCAATGAATAATACCCTGTCGTTTCTGGTATATCGTCTATGGTTCGATATATTTTTTCATTTTTCATACCACAATTTTCTACCATTTCAACCTGATAATTTTCATTCTTTAATAACTGTTTTACTTTTGCTAACTGTTTTCCGGTTTTCATCAATATTTTTGTTCCTGGTAATCGTAGTTCTTGCTCAATTTCATAGGATGCCGGAAGAATATGAAGCTCCTCTCTATTTTCAACCAAGCCTATGTTCAACCTTGCTGCAGCACTGCAAAATGAAGGGACCCCAGGAATTAAATGTGTTTCATAATTTTTATCCTGAAGATGTTTGTGAACATATAAAACCGTTGAATAAACAGTAGGATCTCCTAATGTAATAAAAGCGACAGATTTTCCTTTTTTTAGATTTTCTATAACTTTTATTGCATCTGCTTCATGTATCAATTTTAATTTCTGCATATCTTTAATCATCGGCATCGGAAGCAACAATAATTCTTTTTCTTTTAACTCAGGTATGGCTTCCAAAGCTATTTGGTAGGCTACACAATCTTGTAAAGCCGCCTCATATTCCGCTTGTTCATCGAAATTAATGATTATAGGTTTTTCTATATATTCCTTTGACGAAGCAATCGCAATTACTTCGCATTCTTTCATTACACGAAGTGCTTTTATTGTCAATAATTCTGGATCACCTGAACCAACACCTACTCCATAAAATTTTCCTTTCATTCTAGTTTATACCCCTGTCGTTTCTGATCTTGTATATGTTTAAGAAGTTCTGACACCTGTGTTGTCTCTCCTAAAACCCCCTCTTCCTTAGAAAAGAGGATTGCACCAATTTTCAACTCTTCTCCGGCTCGATTTTGCAAATAAAATTCAACCCGTTTCATAACCGATTCCATAACTGTCTCTAATAAGTTTTCTCTTTTTAATATCTCAATCGCTTCCGTTGTTGTAATACAATTCATTAATTCCTGTATAACCGCTCTATCGGCACCACATAATGCTGCATGTACAGATAAAACTTCCATTCTGCAATCAGCCTGTCTAGAATGGGTGTTCATTACTCCTGCTGCAACTTTTATCAATTTACCGATATGTCCGACAAACAACAGTCCTTTCATATCCAAATTTACTGCATCATCAATAACATCTCCTACATAATTACTGTATTTCACTGCTATATCCGCATCAAATCCTAATGAATCATTTAAAAAGTCAATTCCATAATTCCCTGGTACTGCATAACACCAATCGAAACCATTTTCCTTTAACATTTTCATTTCAAGGAAAATCGTATCTGTTAATGCCTTTTCGCTCATAGGCTGCACAATTCCCGTTGTCCCTAATATGGAAATTCCTCCTTCTATCCCCAATCTTGGATTAAATGTTTTTTTTGCAAGTTCAACACCCTCTGGTACAGAAATAACGATGGACAAGCCTTGATGATAATCGTATTTTGCGCATTGTTCTTTTGCTTCTTTAATTATCATTTCACGAGGAACTTTATTAATTGCTGCCTGACCAATACTTTGTTCCAGACCTTTCCTTGTCACACGCCCTACACCTATACCACCATCAATGATAATTTCTGTTCCGAATCGTTTTTCAACTCTTGCATACACACAAATGCCATTCGTCACATCCGGATCATCACCACTATCTTTTTGTATACCACAACTCACCCAGTCTCTCGCTATTGAAATATCTTTTACTTCTAAATAGAGCTCTATTTGATTTGGTGTGAGCAAAGAAATATTTTGTATTTCATTTCCGGACAATAACATTTCCAAAGCTGCCTTCGTAGCTGCTGCTGCACAACTTCCAGTTGTATATCCAGTTTTTAATTTTTTTTGTTCATACCATATTTCTGTGCTATTTTGTCCTGTCATCTAATTTGTGCTCCTAGATTATCCTGAACCTGTACCATTTTGGAATTATTATTCTCTATATTAAAGTAAGCATTTATTAAAAGTAATCCTATTACATAGAAACCATTTTGTATACCATAAAAAGACGGATTAAATATCGGTCTTGCCAACATCCACGCTAAGCACAATAAAGTAAATAATTTTATTTGAATATTATTATATTTTACATACTGCCAAATCTCCTTGATATACACGCTAATAATCCCTAAAATTATCATAACAAATCCAATTAAGCCGAACTGATAAAGAAAAGAAAGGTATTCTGCTTCATAGGAAAAAGGAGCTGTCGTACTTCTAATCAAATTTGGAAGATAACTTCCCATACCATGACCAAAAAGAGGGGCTTCTGAAATTCCTTTGGTCAATTCTTGTATTTGAATCTGCCGAACCGAATCTGACTCAACTACTTTTGCAGAGAAAAAACGATATTGCACTATTTTAAATATAGGTTTAAACCAAATAAAAGAAGTTAAAACTGCTCCCCCTATTCCAATATATCGCACTTTTTTGGAAATATATTTCCATTCGAAAAGCAATAATAACACCATAAAGCTGGCAAATTCTACCATATACAATCTTGAATATACAATCATTGTATAGATTGCTAATAATACCGTAAGCCAAAACTTTTTACTTCGTCTTATTTCTGGAAGTAATAAAAAAAATGGCAATAATCCAATAACAAGAATATCTGAAGTACTTTGAACTCTAACAAATGTCAGACTTCCTAACTTCATTGTCATCATAATTGCTTCTACATTAAAAATTTGTATATATAACTGATACAAAACTTCATATTGAATTAACTTGCATAAAAAGATAACTTCTAATATTATTTTTGCAATTATTTTTGCCAGCATCATCCAAAATAAGCATCTCATTATCTTGTGTAAATCCAGTAAATTTTCTTTTATTAAATGCAAGATGATCAAAAACATAATAAAAGAAAGATATAAAAGCGAAGCACACTCCACACTATATTCACAACCTTGCAACCAACTAACCACACACCATAATGCCCCGCTTATTAAAACCACAATCTCCAATTTTGAAGTCCTAATTATGCTTTTCCAATCATTCAATTTAATAAATATATAGCCACTTACAGCCAAAAATAAACAGATACATATTTTTTGAACCGGAATGTTAAAAATTTTACCTATCGGTAATACATAACTCAATATATAAAGGCAAAATATTGTATTTAGCCAGTTCTTTTCTATTGTATTTATATTTTTATTATCCATATTACATCCTTCAACATTTCTATTTTATATAATCAACATGAGTTTATCATGATTTTTATTAAGTTTCAACTTATATTCCTTGACATTTTTTCTCCCACACTATGCAGTTTCCTAATTACATGATACAATATTATAGTATTACTCAAGAAAGACGAGGATTTAAAATTGAATCAGACAACATATGACTATTTAATTGTTGGAGCCGGTTTATATGGTTCTGTTGCAGCTAATGAATTGAAGAAAAAAGGCAAAAAATGTCTAGTTATAGATAAACGTGAGCATATTGCCGGAAATATATATACCGAGAATATCGAGGCAATAAACGTACATAAATATGGCGCTCATATTTTTCATACCTCAGACAAAAAAATATGGAATTATATAAACCAATTTGCTGAATTTAATAACTATATTAATTCACCTGTTGCTATTTATAAGGATGAACTGTATAATCTTCCTTTCAATATGAATACTTTCAGTAAAATGTGGGGAATACGTACTCCTCAAGAGGCAAAAGAAATGATTGCCAAACAAGTTTCTGAATCAGGTATTAAAGAGCCTAAAAATTTAGAAGAACAAGGATTATCTCTTGTTGGTCGTGATGTATTTGAAAAGCTTGTAAAAGGTTACACTGAAAAACAGTGGGGTCGCGATTGTAAAGATCTTCCATCATTTATTATAAAACGCCTCCCAGTTCGTTTCACATATGATAATAATTATTTTAATGACAGATATCAAGGTATTCCTATTGGTGGTTATACAGCAATTATTGAAAAAATGTTAGAAGGTATAGATGTACAACTCAATACTGATTTTTTTGAATTTCATAAATCTCATCCCGATATCGCTACTACCATCATTTATACCGGCATGATTGATGAATATTATAATTATCAATTTGGCGCACTTGAATACCGCTCTGTTAGATTTGAAACAGAAACTTTAGATTGTGATAATTATCAAGGAAATGCTGTTGTAAATTATACAGATCGAGAAGTCCCTTATACAAGAATCATTGAACACAAACATTTTGAATTTGGAACGCAGGAGAAAACTGTAATTTCCAAAGAATATTCTTCCGAATGGACTGTTGGCATGGAACCTTATTATCCGGTAAACGATGAAAGAAACAGTGCTCTTTACCAAAAATATAAAGAACTGGCAGATAAAGAAGAACACATTATATTTGGCGGTCGCTTAGGACATTACAAATATTATGATATGGATAAAGTAATAGCTGCTGCGCTGGATGATGTGAGTAAATTGATATAATTTTAAGTAGCACTTACTTATACTACAAGAATAAGTGAGTGCTACTTTTTTGTTTATAATTTAATCAAATTCAGGATTAATTGCATAGAAATTTTTACTATCTAAATTATCCTGCACAATTCTTAAGCTTTCACCAAAACGTTGATAATGAACAATTTCTCGCTCTCTTAAGAAGCGTATAGGGTCACATACTTCAGGGTCTTTCACAAGGCGTAAAATATTATCATAAGTAGTACGGGCTTTTTGCTCAGCTGCCATATCTTCGTGCAAATCGGTTATCGGATCTCCTTTAGATTGAAAATAGGTAGCGGTCCAAGGAGCTCCGCTGGCAGCTTGAGGCCAAAGAGCTAATGTGTGATCAACATAATACTTATCAAATCCCGATTCTTTTAACTGTTCTGGAGTTAAATCTCTGGTTAATTGATACACTATAGCACACACGATTTCCATATGGGCCAGTTCTTCCGTTCCAATATCAGTTAATGTGCCTGTTACTTCCTTATACGGCATTGTATATCTTTGAGACAAATATCTCATAGATGCAGCCAGCTCTCCATCTGGACCACCAAATTGCGATATAATGACTTGTGCAATCTTTGGGTTAGTTTGAGTGATTTTAACAGGATACTGCAATCTTTTTTCATAATTCCACATTTAGCATCCTCCTTCTTGCCATGGCCAAGGTTCATTTATCCAATTCCATTTTTCACAATCAGATTGTACGGCAGTATCAATTGTTAGTGGGCCATAATATCTGGCATACTCTTTTAAAGCTTCGTTACGCATATGACTATATTCTCTGAAATAAGACAAAGCTTCTTCATCCCAGGGATGTGTATCTAAATATAACTTTACATCATCAACTGCAAAACTGACTTCATAAATTTTATTTAACAAATCTCTTCTACATGGACAGGTTGTCATCTATTACATCCCCCTTTTCCATGAAATGGTTTGTCTAATTTTTCAAATATTGTTCCTCGTTGAAATCCTTTTTGGATATCATATATTTTTTCCCATTTTTGCCAAGGGACATACGCCATCGCAATTGGTAAATCAAATAAAACATCTTGTTCTCTTTGACAAGGACACGCCTGATTTACACAAGAAGTGTAATTTGAATTAAAATATCCTTGACGTTGATAACGCATATTATTGGAAGTATTTATCAATTTAATTCTCCCTTCAACATTTTCCAATATTAAGATATGAGAATAATGAAAAAAGGTTACGAAAGCAAACTACTTTCGTAACCCTATCCTTTATTTAGAAGATTTTCCAAGTTTTACATCTACTGTCTTTTCAGTCCATTCTCCATTGTTTTCAGGAACTTGAATAGTTACAGATACCGTTTTACCACTCTCATAGTATCCCAACTCTTTCTCTAGTTCCTCCATACTATTAACTGTTGTTCCGTTCAGTGCTGTAATAACATTGCCTTTTGTAATACCAGCTTCTTCTGCCCCGCCGCCTTTGACTATTTCAGCGACATAAACACCTGTAGGCATATTATATTTTTCAGCACTTTCTTCTGTTACATCATATCCTTTTACACCAAGGTATCCTTTTTTCTCTTCAGAAACCTTGTGTTTTGTTTCTTGATTCATCAGATTATCAATAATGTCAGAAACATCACTAATTGGTATTGCATACCCCATTCCTTCAACTGTTGTACTTGCTAACTTAGAAGAATTAATACCAATCACTTCGCCATTTGCATTTACAAGAGGACCGCCACTATTTCCTGGATTGATTGCAGCATCTGTCTGAATTAATTTTACGCCGGTTTCTTCAGTTTCACCTGTTTGCTCATCAGTTGTAGTACTTTCTCTATTTACTGCACTGATAACACCTGTTGTAACTGACTGGCCATATCCCATAGCATTTCCAATTGCAATAGCTGGCTCACCAACCTGGAGAGCTGTCGAATCTCCTAATGTTGCAACCGCAATTTTTTCCATTGTTTTCGAAGAAATCTGATCCAATGGAACAGCAATTACAGCAAGATCATGTTCTGAATCAGTTCCTTTTACATCTGCATCCACACTTGTATCATCATCAAATGTAACCGTTAAAGATTCATTATCTGCAATTACATGATTGTTTGTTACCATAAGAAGCTCATTATCTGTTTTCGCAATAATGATTCCAGTTCCGCAACTTTCACTCTGGTATTGGGATGTTTGACCCCAAAAATTCTGTACTTCCTGAACGCTCATATTCGTAATTGCAACGACTGATGGCATTACATCATTGACAATTGAAGAAACATCTGAAGTTACAACACTGGACGATTTTGTAACAGCTGTTGTCGTTGCTTTTACATCACTATTCGAGTTCTTATTTAATCCTAATATATTTGTTCCAATATAACTTGTTGATAAGAATACACCTGAAGAAACAATTCCAAAGATAATTGCTAATCCAATCACTGCTATAACTTTTGTTATTTTTTTCGGATTTTTTTGGTGATTAGGTTCTCCCTGTGAATAATTATTTTGAAACTGGTTATCATCCGGATTATAATAATTATATTGATTTTCCATATCAGTTCCCTCTTTCTCTTGTATTTTATAATGATATAATAATCATTCTTTGTGATGATTTTGTGTTCAATGTATAAAAAAACTTTGTTTAACTAAATGACTCCTTTTCCAACAACAAGAAACAACCCTATATTGTACTCTTGTTATTAGAAAAGGAGTTTTTATATACTTTCTTATTTTTTCTACAAGTCAATAAACTCTATATCATATTTTTTCTTAGAAGATTTTTTACTAGCTGATTTTTTATTTTTCGTTTGTGGTAATGGTTTTGTTTCATATGATTCATCATCATAATCATCGAATTCATCATAATCGTCATACTCATCATCCATAAAAGCATCATGGTCTTCTTCCATGTAATCATCATATTCTATTTCATAGTCGTCGTCTTTGCGTATAAATTGTTCGCGCGTTTTCTTCTTTGGCAAATCATTTTTTTCATCGTAATCATCATATAATTGATTAAGTTCGTCCGTTACATTTCTTAATTTGGATGCTATAACAATAATTATGATCAACATAATTATAATAATTGCCACAATTATAATTGCAATTTTTAATAGATTGTCTGACACTTCATTCTTAATCTGGTCTAGTAGCTGTCCTTTTTCTTTTGTCTCCCCTACTTTCTCAGAAGTACGCTCTACATACCTTTGGTATGTTTTATCAGTTGTATCGTATTGATAAAAAGCAATCTGTCCAGAAGGTCCTAATGCATTTACTAGATAAAATTCTTTATTTTCGCTATCCTGCCAAACTGGAAAAACAAGTCCGTTCATATCTAATGTTGTTTCTCCAAATGTTTTAGGCAATTTATCTGTATTAGAAGCTTCTCCTAAAACATAAATATACTGATCATTTATTAACTGTACCTGTTTAGCCAGTACAAAATGATTATCTGATTCATTATACATTGCATAAATCGGATCACTGTCACCAGATTTCACAAAGACAAATTTAACTCCTGATGCATCCTGCACAACTGCATTATAATCTGCGCCATTATAATTCACAGTCGTTCTAGAAAATCCTACAGGGATTAAAGCATCTGTAAAATCATTATAAATTGTATACTGCACTCCTGAGATTTCAAGTAGTCCATCTCCACCGCTTGCCAGTACTTGTTCCGATGTTCCTGCAGCTGCAATTGTAATATTAGTTGAAACATCCGGTAAATATAACGTCTCATCTGAAAATAGATATGCCGTAGATCCAGTACTTTGAAGCACGGTATTTCCTTCACCTATACATTTAAATACTATTGTGTAATTTAAACTTGTTTCTGTACCTGTTCCTGATGCGTTTAAAGAAACCACTCCATCTCCACCGCTTGCATTATCGCCACCGACAAACTCTAACATAGCACTATCATAATTCAATGTCAGACTTCCATCTCCTATCGGTTCTCCCGCTGTGCTAATAGAAACCGGAATTGTAATTTCCTCTCCAACCTTACCAGTAGTATCTGTAATTTGTACTTTTCCTTCAGCAGCAAAACTTATAATCCCATATGCAAGAAATACAACAAGTGCTGTCACTAAAGCCATGTACCCTCGGCTAATACATTTTTTCATTAACTTTTCATCCTCTCATTAAGTATTTTAAACAGTTTATTTAATATCCTGCACCTGTATCACTTTGACTTGAATCAGAACCATAATTATAGTCACCACTATAGTCGTTTGAATCATTATAATCTGTTTGCCCCGGATCATATGTTGTACTATCATCATAATTAATTCCATCATCATAACCTTGGTTACTATAATCAGTATATCCGTCATTATAATAAGAATCCGAACTGTCTGTCGTACCCGTACTGCCATTTTGACTTATACTTTCAAGTTCACTGTTAATAGCCGATAACGTAGATGACGGTGTATATCCATCTTCACCAAATAAATATTGATGCAAAGTTCTAACATTACTTTCTAATGTTAGAGGAACGACAACATTTCCTGCATCTTCATAATCCATAGTATCTTTTACTTCCGGAAAACCAGTAGTATCTGCCAGCTGATACTTCATGGCATCTTTTGCATAAGCCAAAATCTCTTTTAAAGTGAAGTTTGTTTCTATTTTAGGAAATACTTTATCAATAATCTTATTTATTGTTGCTAAATCTGCATGCTGAGCTTTTTCTGCTATTTTAGCCAATACTAATCTTTGACGCTCTGCACGCTTAAAGTCATCCCCTGCTGTATAACGGATTCTAGCATACGCTGTAGCCTGTACTCCACTTAAAGTCTGAAGACCTGAATGTTCTACTGCAACTGTATTAACACCAGTATTCTCAATTATTTCCATTATATAACCATTTAAATATTCAACTTCTTCATCTGTTACATCAATATCAATTCCACCCAGCGCATCAATCACATCCACCAATGCAGCAAAATCAACTGTAACATAATGTTGTATATCTAAATCCAAATTTTTATTCAACATAGCGATAGCCTGTTCTGCCCCACCAAATGAATATGCTGAATTTGCCTTATTGTATGTTCCATCTTTTTGTTGTAGTAAAGTGTCTCGATATACAGATGAAATCTTTACTTCTTTTGTTTCTCTATTTAAACTGGCAACCATGATCGTATCACTTCGTTCACCCATCTCGTCATTATTTGCTCTTTTATCCAGACCAAACAGTGCAACATTTAAATATCCGGATTCATCATAAGACAATTCATCTGAAATACTAAGGGCATCAACATCTAATTTTCCAACATTAAGTTTTCCCATTTTGCTTCCAACATAAGCCACACCAACAATTGCAGCAATAACAAAAATTAAAAGCACAATGCAAATCCCAACCAAAACTTTTTTACCCGTTGTCATGCCTCTTCTCTTTTGAGCTCTTTTTACATTTTGAGATTTTTTTCTATTCGCTTGTTTTCTCATTTTCTGATTTGACACAGAACGATTATTTCGCTTTGACATACTATTTCCTTTCCTCTTACCGTTTGTACTCCGCTGATTGATATCATACATGATTTTATTTAAAACATCAATCCATTTTCTACCAATATCTCTGATTCATTGTACATTTTTTAATCAACCACATCGGTAACTGACTATATTTTCTTCCAAGACAGTAACCCATATATTTAAATCCGCTCTGCGAAATCAATTTAATAATAAGCCACGGCTTTTTAATTTTAATTAAATAAATCATTGTATTTTTAACCAGACGCATTCCTTCTGACTCGGATTTAATGTTTTGAAATACTTCCGGATGTTCAACCTGCGAAACAGCAAGATCGAAATTTCTCTGGAATTGTTGTTTACAATTATAATTATGTGAATGAATCACTTTCGCTTCTGCAACATATTTTACTAGTCCACCGGATTGAATAATTTTTGCAGCCATAATCATATCTTCATTGAATATTGTTTTTTCTTCAAAGCCTCCCAATGACTCATAAACCGATTTCCTGTATGCTGCGCATACATCTGAACAAAAATATGTCTTAATCCCTAATGTTTCTAAATCTTCCATTGATTTTATTCTACTCTGTTCTGGATAGTTAAATGCTCTTGTATATCGCTCAATCACATTACATTTACTATTCGGTAATTGTCTCGCAT
This Ruminococcus hominis DNA region includes the following protein-coding sequences:
- a CDS encoding S1C family serine protease, whose translation is MENQYNYYNPDDNQFQNNYSQGEPNHQKNPKKITKVIAVIGLAIIFGIVSSGVFLSTSYIGTNILGLNKNSNSDVKATTTAVTKSSSVVTSDVSSIVNDVMPSVVAITNMSVQEVQNFWGQTSQYQSESCGTGIIIAKTDNELLMVTNNHVIADNESLTVTFDDDTSVDADVKGTDSEHDLAVIAVPLDQISSKTMEKIAVATLGDSTALQVGEPAIAIGNAMGYGQSVTTGVISAVNRESTTTDEQTGETEETGVKLIQTDAAINPGNSGGPLVNANGEVIGINSSKLASTTVEGMGYAIPISDVSDIIDNLMNQETKHKVSEEKKGYLGVKGYDVTEESAEKYNMPTGVYVAEIVKGGGAEEAGITKGNVITALNGTTVNSMEELEKELGYYESGKTVSVTIQVPENNGEWTEKTVDVKLGKSSK
- a CDS encoding spore coat protein CotJB, with product MTTCPCRRDLLNKIYEVSFAVDDVKLYLDTHPWDEEALSYFREYSHMRNEALKEYARYYGPLTIDTAVQSDCEKWNWINEPWPWQEGGC
- a CDS encoding spore coat associated protein CotJA, producing MINTSNNMRYQRQGYFNSNYTSCVNQACPCQREQDVLFDLPIAMAYVPWQKWEKIYDIQKGFQRGTIFEKLDKPFHGKGGCNR
- a CDS encoding glycosyltransferase; the protein is MNKSVDIIIPTYRPDETVVYLIKKLLKQTYPIHEIHIIDTETGIFPKELKNLSDKIRISKIKPEQFDHGGTRHEGAMQSHADIIVYMTQDAMPVNEYLIEELVKAFDNEKIAAAYARQLPNSKCNVIERYTRAFNYPEQSRIKSMEDLETLGIKTYFCSDVCAAYRKSVYESLGGFEEKTIFNEDMIMAAKIIQSGGLVKYVAEAKVIHSHNYNCKQQFQRNFDLAVSQVEHPEVFQNIKSESEGMRLVKNTMIYLIKIKKPWLIIKLISQSGFKYMGYCLGRKYSQLPMWLIKKCTMNQRYW
- a CDS encoding cohesin domain-containing protein, whose product is MKKCISRGYMALVTALVVFLAYGIISFAAEGKVQITDTTGKVGEEITIPVSISTAGEPIGDGSLTLNYDSAMLEFVGGDNASGGDGVVSLNASGTGTETSLNYTIVFKCIGEGNTVLQSTGSTAYLFSDETLYLPDVSTNITIAAAGTSEQVLASGGDGLLEISGVQYTIYNDFTDALIPVGFSRTTVNYNGADYNAVVQDASGVKFVFVKSGDSDPIYAMYNESDNHFVLAKQVQLINDQYIYVLGEASNTDKLPKTFGETTLDMNGLVFPVWQDSENKEFYLVNALGPSGQIAFYQYDTTDKTYQRYVERTSEKVGETKEKGQLLDQIKNEVSDNLLKIAIIIVAIIIIMLIIIIVIASKLRNVTDELNQLYDDYDEKNDLPKKKTREQFIRKDDDYEIEYDDYMEEDHDAFMDDEYDDYDEFDDYDDESYETKPLPQTKNKKSASKKSSKKKYDIEFIDL
- a CDS encoding manganese catalase family protein yields the protein MWNYEKRLQYPVKITQTNPKIAQVIISQFGGPDGELAASMRYLSQRYTMPYKEVTGTLTDIGTEELAHMEIVCAIVYQLTRDLTPEQLKESGFDKYYVDHTLALWPQAASGAPWTATYFQSKGDPITDLHEDMAAEQKARTTYDNILRLVKDPEVCDPIRFLREREIVHYQRFGESLRIVQDNLDSKNFYAINPEFD
- a CDS encoding LCP family protein codes for the protein MSKRNNRSVSNQKMRKQANRKKSQNVKRAQKRRGMTTGKKVLVGICIVLLIFVIAAIVGVAYVGSKMGKLNVGKLDVDALSISDELSYDESGYLNVALFGLDKRANNDEMGERSDTIMVASLNRETKEVKISSVYRDTLLQQKDGTYNKANSAYSFGGAEQAIAMLNKNLDLDIQHYVTVDFAALVDVIDALGGIDIDVTDEEVEYLNGYIMEIIENTGVNTVAVEHSGLQTLSGVQATAYARIRYTAGDDFKRAERQRLVLAKIAEKAQHADLATINKIIDKVFPKIETNFTLKEILAYAKDAMKYQLADTTGFPEVKDTMDYEDAGNVVVPLTLESNVRTLHQYLFGEDGYTPSSTLSAINSELESISQNGSTGTTDSSDSYYNDGYTDYSNQGYDDGINYDDSTTYDPGQTDYNDSNDYSGDYNYGSDSSQSDTGAGY